atcttgacCAAATATATTGCACTTACAGGGAAACCTTCACAACTCGACATCGAATCGACAACTCAGatggagctgaaatttggcttacTGAAACAGTATGCCATGCTATACCCAAACCTCAGAACctttgaattgaaattgctggagaaagaaggagaaaaatgaaattttgctgaaGACTCAAGATTGGCctctttgttgccaaaattgacaattttatttattttttatttgagacttttcaacttgcaaaaaaaaaaactacatttttcaacttttcaattttcatcatgtcGAACTTTAGAACTtataaaaatatgataattGAATATTGATAGGATAggattaaatttattttcagccaCCGAATTTGCCAATTTGGTCCATTACAAATAATTATTACAACTTCTTCTGGACTCTGGTGGTCTGTtgcaatttaaaattgctgaaaaaagtcaaagtcgaatttttatttattcagtaGGATCTCGAtctaataaatttaaaaaaaaaatttaaaaagtttattaaAAACGAAAATCCATGGATTCAATGATTTTCATTGGTGTTTCAAAACATGACGTCGTTCAAAAAGGGTATGGCAATGTATGATTACGATGGCAATTCATGATGCAccaagaaaaaatgataaatttttttatcaatagtttttcaattttcatgatacaatttgtaatttaatgaattttgaaacctgAATCTGTAATAATTCATATTAAAAAGTCATATTTCTTCGCATTAATCCATGCCGTACCTGAATCATTCATTTGAATGATatagtgttttgaaaaattaccatcatcGTGATAGTTCAACCATCTTGAGAAGTAACCCTCTTCAAGATTCAttgtaaaatagaaaaaaggtatgtttttacaatttcatcGAATTGTCATGAATTTCTATTCAAGCAGCTCTTCTGTTGATATAATGTAAACCACTACATTCAagtattgtttcattttgtgtTCAGGTTGCCTTATCTGATACTGTGATGTCATCGTCATTCCAAACCAATGAAGAGATCGTTGACGATCTTACGAAAGATTTGAAACACTGTAATTTGATTTCGAAGCAGCCTGCTGCCGATGAAGAAATCGTTGATGATCTTACCAAAGATTTGAATCAGTGTAGTATTAATTCAAAGCAGCCTACTGCCAAAGAAGAAATCCTCGATGATCTTACCAAAGATTTGAGTCAGTGTAGTATCGATTCGAAGCAGCCTGCTGAATCATCAGAAAAGCTCGAAGATGAACCCGAACACAGCTTTAATTCACtggaggaagaagaagaaaacgaTAATAAACCCACGACCAACGCTGAAGAAAACGAAGAAGAAATAATCGACGAAGAAAGTTTACAGGAAAGAGATGCTCATTTGAGTACCGAAGAGAAAGAAGTAAGTTACAAAATGTTTGATAATTCGATATCAGTTCGTATTTTATTTCGTGTTAATTTgttgtagaattttttgcaagaagctttgaaatataaaaatgatggaaacaCACAGTTCAAAGAAGGTGACTACCTCGAGTCAATAATCACATACACCAAAGGTTTAAGATTATGTCCATTATCGTATACTAATGATCGGTCAATATTGTTCGCGAATCGAGCAGCTTCTAAACAGAAATTAGTAAGTTACTTTTTCACCTACAGCCGAAAACTAGATGTGAGCTGATAATAATAACGAATTCGTTTTACAGGGAAGAAAAGAATCAGCCATTCAAGATTGTACCAAAGCTGTTGAATTAAATTCCAGTTACTTGAGAGCAATTTTGAGACGAGCTGTTTTATACgaagaaacagaaaaattagaCGAGTCTTTAGAAGATTACAAGAAAGTTTTGGAATT
The sequence above is a segment of the Planococcus citri chromosome 3, ihPlaCitr1.1, whole genome shotgun sequence genome. Coding sequences within it:
- the Ttc1 gene encoding tetratricopeptide repeat protein 1 encodes the protein MSSSFQTNEEIVDDLTKDLKHCNLISKQPAADEEIVDDLTKDLNQCSINSKQPTAKEEILDDLTKDLSQCSIDSKQPAESSEKLEDEPEHSFNSLEEEEENDNKPTTNAEENEEEIIDEESLQERDAHLSTEEKENFLQEALKYKNDGNTQFKEGDYLESIITYTKGLRLCPLSYTNDRSILFANRAASKQKLGRKESAIQDCTKAVELNSSYLRAILRRAVLYEETEKLDESLEDYKKVLELDPTNKEAYAATLKLPSQINERNEKMKAEMMDKLKDLGNMVLRPFGLSTNNFQMVKDPNTGGYSINFVQNR